A portion of the Pomacea canaliculata isolate SZHN2017 linkage group LG13, ASM307304v1, whole genome shotgun sequence genome contains these proteins:
- the LOC112553594 gene encoding uncharacterized protein LOC112553594 encodes MKLIAQVNTLTDNTSYYTLITPKTHKVKLDESLKLLQPTVSQQDVYIMQEIVATFSIVMTNASLTFFLYSGSLLGSWRHHGLVPWDDDLDVAVPSWQKDAVAHVLNGLKPHYLLDVTQGVRWKFFSARSHAISRFTWKWPFLDISFYKENRTLMWDQDKFSNDFIFNKEDVFPLSERPFMDMMLPAPRNTKAVLSTTYNVSVCTSGWFNHREEKRINDELKSVPCEQLQQVFPFVRRQAAVGGHGGCNESLVLNGNVLALVVLSGVQC; translated from the coding sequence ATGAAACTTATCGCTCAGGTTAACACTCTGACTGATAACACATCGTACTACACACTTATTACACCCAAAACTCATAAAGTGAAATTGGATGAAAGCCTCAAACTATTGCAGCCCACAGTGTCACAACAGGATGTGTACATTATGCAGGAAATCGTCGCAACTTTCTCTATAGTGATGACAAATGCGTCCTTGACCTTTTTCCTCTACAGTGGAAGTCTGCTGGGGTCGTGGCGCCACCACGGCCTGGTGCCCTGGGATGATGACTTGGATGTTGCTGTCCCGTCATGGCAGAAGGATGCCGTGGCTCACGTGTTGAATGGCCTCAAGCCGCACTATCTTCTTGATGTCACACAAGGAGTCAGATGGAAGTTCTTCTCCGCTCGGTCTCATGCTATCAGTAGGTTCACTTGGAAATGGCCGTTCCTGGACATCTCATTCTACAAGGAGAACAGAACCCTCATGTGGGACCAAGACAAATTCTCCAATGACTTCATCTTTAACAAAGAAGACGTATTTCCTTTGTCTGAGCGTCCTTTCATGGACATGATGCTGCCTGCCCCGAGAAACACAAAAGCCGTACTGTCCACCACCTACAACGTTAGCGTGTGTACATCGGGGTGGTTCAACCACcgtgaagaaaaaagaattaacgACGAACTGAAGTCAGTGCCGTGTGAACAGCTGCAGCAAGTCTTTCCGTTTGTCAGGCGCCAGGCTGCAGTAGGCGGCCATGGAGGTTGTAACGAGAGTCTCGTCTTAAATGGAAATGTGTTGGCGTTGGTGGTGCTGAGCGGTGTGCAGTGCTAA